A portion of the Punica granatum isolate Tunisia-2019 chromosome 7, ASM765513v2, whole genome shotgun sequence genome contains these proteins:
- the LOC116212742 gene encoding anaphase-promoting complex subunit 10-like gives MATESSEGEEEGKLTGGSPVLSEDDDLREKGKKASWSVSSWKSGNGVSSLRDDSLETYWQSDGAQPHFVNVHFEKKVKLQLVVLYVDYKLDESYTPSKVSVRAGDGFHSLKEIRSVELVEPTGWVYISLSGNDPRETFVNTFMLQIAVLSNHLNGRDTHVRQIKVYGPRPNPIPCQRFQFTSPEFNTYAFVR, from the exons ATGGCGACTGAGTCGTCggagggagaggaagaaggGAAGCTGACCGGCGGTAGTCCCGTGCTCTCAGAGGACGATGACCTAAGAGAGAAGGGGAAGAAGGCTTCGTGGAGTGTGAGCTCCTGGAAGTCCGGCAATGGCGTCTCTTCTCTCCGCGACGACAGCCTCGAGACCTATTGGCA ATCCGACGGTGCTCAGCCCCATTTTGTGAATGTTCACTTTGAGAAGAAAGTCAAGCTTCAA CTGGTTGTGCTGTACGTGGATTATAAGCTCGACGAGAGCTATACGCCCAGTAAGGTTTCTGTTCGAGCTGGAGATGGGTTCCACAGTTTGAAG GAGATAAGGAGCGTGGAATTGGTCGAGCCGACTGGCTGGGTCTATATATCCCTTTCGGGGAATGATCCCCG GGAAACCTTTGTCAACACTTTTATGTTGCAAATAGCTGTTCTATCAAATCATCTAAATGGAAGAGATACCCATGTGCGCCAGATCAAAGTTTACGGCCCTAGACC GAATCCAATACCCTGCCAGCGATTTCAATTCACCTCACCAGAATTCAATACATATGCTTTTGTGAGATAA